A stretch of Leisingera sp. S132 DNA encodes these proteins:
- a CDS encoding ABC transporter ATP-binding protein, producing MVLTIRNVTKRFPGQTAETAVLRGISLDLQGGRSLALTGESGSGKSTLLHLAGALDQFDRGEIEIDGTRLSGLSDSQRAALRRQDVSLVFQQFNLIPSLNISKNIALHARLGGRWDEGWEKRLTDRLGLSGLLHRYPEQLSGGQQQRVAIARALAVRPKLLLADEPTGNLDETASAAVMELMLELVQESGTALFLVTHSEAIAGMLDQRLHLRHGTAA from the coding sequence ATGGTTCTGACAATCCGCAACGTGACCAAGCGCTTTCCGGGCCAAACAGCTGAAACAGCTGTGCTTCGCGGGATATCACTGGATCTGCAGGGTGGCCGCAGCCTGGCCCTGACCGGAGAAAGCGGCTCCGGCAAAAGCACTTTGCTTCATCTGGCTGGGGCGCTCGATCAATTTGACCGCGGCGAAATCGAGATTGACGGAACGCGCCTCTCCGGGTTGAGTGACAGCCAGCGGGCGGCATTGCGCAGGCAGGATGTTTCTCTTGTTTTTCAGCAATTTAACCTAATCCCCTCACTTAACATTAGCAAGAACATTGCGTTACATGCCCGTCTTGGCGGCAGATGGGATGAGGGCTGGGAAAAGCGCCTGACTGACCGCCTGGGCCTGTCCGGTCTGCTGCACCGTTACCCCGAGCAGCTTTCTGGCGGGCAGCAGCAGCGGGTGGCAATCGCCCGCGCACTGGCCGTTCGGCCCAAGCTGCTGCTGGCGGATGAGCCGACCGGCAACCTCGATGAAACCGCTAGCGCTGCCGTGATGGAACTGATGCTGGAACTTGTCCAGGAAAGCGGCACAGCGCTTTTTCTGGTAACCCATTCCGAAGCAATTGCAGGGATGCTCGACCAGCGCCTGCATCTGCGGCACGGCACGGCGGCATGA
- the cls gene encoding cardiolipin synthase — protein MFWIVLSTAALAATWTAAGVAALSAARTARTPQGAIGWVVFLLSAPVLALPAYMIFGHHRFKGYWTTRRAAEQAVIAKRNFTNARTQDASALAVNTAPFEVIAGLNVCRGNGMELLLNGAETFNAIYEAIDNAQDYILVQYYILHADGVGLQLQTRLIAAAERGVTIWFMTDSIGSRKLPRDYKHALEAAGINMIDPAVQRGPWHRLRINFRNHRKTVIADGRIGFTGGLNAGDEYIGLDPKFGTWRDTHVRLTGPVVQQLQLSFAEDWLWRTQEPILDLLNWKPEVSPQDLPGLIASTGPGDTTGNGSMLYFSAITAAQSRIWLASPYFVPDQDVFAALKHAGLRGVDVRVLLPETIDHHLPWLASFAFFDELREAGVRILRYQGGFMHQKCFVADNTIGGIGTANLDNRSFRLNFETMALFFDPRPASEIANMLAEDFRSARELTESLSQQKLWIRLLAPAARLLAPVL, from the coding sequence ATGTTCTGGATCGTTCTAAGCACCGCAGCCCTGGCTGCAACCTGGACGGCGGCCGGAGTGGCGGCACTCAGCGCGGCACGCACTGCGCGCACGCCGCAAGGCGCGATCGGCTGGGTCGTATTCCTTCTGTCTGCACCGGTGCTGGCCCTGCCCGCCTACATGATTTTTGGCCATCACCGTTTCAAAGGATACTGGACGACGCGCCGGGCCGCAGAGCAGGCCGTGATCGCCAAGCGCAACTTTACCAATGCCCGGACACAAGACGCATCTGCATTGGCTGTCAATACGGCCCCTTTCGAAGTGATCGCAGGCCTGAATGTCTGCCGGGGCAACGGAATGGAACTGCTTCTTAACGGTGCCGAAACCTTTAACGCCATCTACGAAGCAATTGATAATGCGCAGGATTATATCCTGGTTCAGTATTACATCCTGCACGCCGACGGGGTTGGGCTGCAACTGCAGACCCGGCTGATTGCCGCTGCAGAGCGCGGTGTGACCATCTGGTTCATGACCGACAGCATCGGCAGCCGCAAGCTGCCGCGCGACTATAAACACGCGTTGGAGGCTGCAGGCATCAACATGATTGACCCGGCGGTTCAGCGCGGTCCTTGGCACCGGTTGCGGATCAACTTCCGCAATCACCGGAAAACCGTGATCGCGGATGGACGGATTGGCTTCACCGGCGGCCTCAATGCCGGAGATGAATACATTGGGCTCGATCCGAAGTTTGGTACTTGGCGGGATACGCATGTCCGGCTGACCGGGCCCGTGGTCCAGCAGCTTCAGCTGTCCTTTGCAGAGGATTGGCTCTGGCGAACACAGGAACCTATCCTGGACCTTCTCAACTGGAAGCCCGAAGTGTCACCGCAGGACCTGCCGGGGCTGATCGCCTCGACCGGGCCAGGTGACACAACCGGCAATGGCTCCATGCTCTATTTCTCCGCCATCACTGCGGCACAGTCCAGGATTTGGCTCGCGTCTCCCTACTTCGTTCCTGATCAGGATGTTTTTGCAGCCTTGAAACACGCCGGCCTGCGGGGTGTCGATGTCCGGGTGCTTTTGCCGGAAACCATTGACCACCACCTGCCATGGCTTGCCAGCTTTGCATTTTTTGATGAATTGCGTGAAGCCGGGGTTCGTATCCTGCGCTACCAGGGCGGGTTCATGCACCAGAAGTGCTTTGTGGCTGACAATACAATTGGCGGCATCGGGACAGCAAATCTCGACAACCGGTCCTTCAGGCTGAACTTCGAAACCATGGCGCTGTTCTTTGATCCGCGCCCCGCGTCTGAAATAGCAAACATGCTGGCAGAAGACTTCCGGAGTGCGCGCGAACTGACCGAAAGTCTGAGCCAGCAGAAACTCTGGATCCGCCTGCTGGCACCGGCAGCGCGCCTGCTCGCCCCTGTGCTTTAG
- a CDS encoding universal stress protein, which yields MSKPVLCALELNDRDLDEKVLVQAARLAGLDGAQLDVVNVLPDFGESWVSGFFEEHHHEKAVKDTTQRLTGLCESVLGKERNAKVRHLVATGTAYQEILKVAQTAGSGLIVIGAHKPDLKDYLLGPNAARVIRHSDCSVFVVR from the coding sequence ATGAGCAAGCCCGTTCTTTGCGCCCTTGAACTGAACGACCGGGATCTGGACGAAAAGGTTCTGGTACAGGCCGCACGGCTGGCCGGTCTGGATGGCGCGCAGCTGGATGTTGTCAACGTGCTGCCTGACTTTGGTGAGAGCTGGGTCTCGGGCTTTTTTGAGGAGCACCACCACGAGAAGGCAGTCAAAGACACCACTCAACGGCTGACCGGCCTGTGCGAAAGCGTTCTGGGCAAGGAGCGCAATGCCAAGGTCCGCCATCTGGTGGCGACCGGGACGGCCTATCAGGAGATCCTGAAAGTTGCGCAAACCGCAGGCAGCGGGCTGATTGTGATCGGCGCGCATAAGCCGGACCTGAAGGATTACCTGCTGGGGCCCAACGCGGCCCGGGTGATCCGCCACTCGGACTGTTCGGTCTTTGTGGTCCGCTAA
- a CDS encoding ABC transporter permease, which yields MTGAALLAILSHWRRHPLQLATLIAGLALAAGLWSAVQAINAEARASYARASEQLGTAGLARLVPETGSIPIARYAELRRSGWRLAPVLEGVVRFDRHSFDIMGVDLLQHPQAPALAEAAEAGGATALEALRPPGRIFAHPETAALLSEAQKTHPVTRLAALPRGIAMADLSLASQLLRQPYSLSYLLVLPEQTPGLAPLAGLAPELKHIPARAAASDTARLTESFHLNLTAFGLLSFAVGLFIVQGTIALSLEQRRGMIRTLRSLGVPMHLLSGLFAAELAAIALLAGIAGLAGGYLVAAALLPDVNATLAGLYGASVDGSLSLRPGWVISGLAMTLGGAFLASTQSLFALWRLPILAAPATRARGQQASQSHVTSAFCGAAAITAGLTVIYFFQGLVAGFAFLGAVMLGAALFLPLLISTGLSLGARMAKGAMAEWLWADTRAQLPGMSLALMALLLALAANIGVGTMVSSFRLTFTGWLDQRLFAEVYVTATSDEQGAELAHWLEAQGITVLSRRYHDTRFKGAPLRVYGFEDDEAYRTNWPLLDALPDVWDQTASGEALLINEQLARRHMLAPGSILELGPGWRLPVAGVYSDYGNPNGQAMVSLRALLQHVPSLPNRNFGLRADPQEISGLIKSIRQEFDFPRENITDQATVKTRSLAVFDRTFVITAALNLLTLGVAGFALLTSLLTLWSQRLPQLAPVWAMGVTRRQLAAAEVLRSLMLAAGTAVLALPLGLVLAWVLLSVINVAAFGWKLPMYLFPLDWLRLFMLALLAAVIAAALPAWRLSRIDPADLLKVFANER from the coding sequence ATGACAGGCGCCGCGCTTCTGGCAATTCTGTCGCATTGGCGGCGACACCCGCTGCAGCTGGCAACCCTGATTGCCGGGCTGGCGCTTGCGGCCGGTTTGTGGTCGGCGGTCCAGGCAATCAACGCAGAAGCACGGGCGAGTTATGCCCGCGCGTCGGAACAGCTTGGCACAGCAGGGCTTGCCCGGCTTGTACCGGAAACCGGATCCATCCCCATTGCCCGCTACGCCGAGTTGCGTCGTTCTGGATGGAGGCTTGCTCCGGTGCTGGAGGGTGTTGTCAGATTCGACCGGCACAGCTTTGATATCATGGGCGTTGACCTGCTGCAGCATCCGCAGGCGCCCGCGCTTGCCGAAGCCGCAGAAGCAGGGGGCGCAACAGCATTAGAGGCCCTGCGCCCTCCAGGTCGGATCTTTGCCCACCCGGAGACGGCCGCGCTTTTGTCAGAAGCGCAGAAAACCCATCCGGTAACCCGCCTAGCGGCATTGCCGCGGGGCATAGCCATGGCTGATCTCAGCCTAGCCAGTCAATTGCTCCGCCAGCCATACAGTCTGAGTTATCTGTTGGTTCTGCCCGAACAAACTCCTGGACTGGCCCCGCTTGCCGGGCTTGCACCCGAGCTTAAACATATCCCTGCCCGCGCCGCGGCCTCTGACACAGCGCGTCTGACGGAAAGTTTCCATCTGAACCTTACGGCCTTTGGCCTGTTGTCCTTTGCCGTCGGACTCTTCATCGTTCAGGGAACCATCGCGCTAAGCCTGGAACAGCGGCGCGGGATGATCCGGACCTTGCGCAGTCTAGGGGTGCCTATGCACCTGCTGTCCGGCCTGTTTGCCGCCGAGCTGGCCGCCATTGCCCTTCTTGCGGGCATTGCCGGGCTTGCGGGCGGTTACCTGGTGGCGGCTGCGTTGCTGCCTGATGTCAATGCGACCTTGGCCGGGCTGTATGGCGCGTCAGTGGACGGCAGCCTGTCGCTGCGGCCCGGCTGGGTCATTTCCGGGCTGGCAATGACCCTGGGCGGCGCTTTTCTGGCCAGTACGCAATCGCTCTTTGCACTTTGGCGCTTGCCCATTTTGGCTGCCCCGGCGACCCGTGCCCGCGGCCAGCAAGCCAGCCAATCACATGTGACCAGCGCGTTCTGCGGCGCCGCTGCCATCACTGCAGGTTTGACTGTTATTTATTTCTTTCAAGGGCTTGTTGCAGGTTTTGCATTCCTCGGAGCCGTAATGCTGGGCGCAGCTCTTTTTTTGCCACTGCTAATTTCAACAGGCCTATCGCTAGGAGCACGAATGGCAAAGGGCGCAATGGCTGAGTGGCTTTGGGCCGACACCCGCGCGCAGCTTCCGGGCATGTCTTTGGCACTGATGGCTTTGCTGCTGGCCCTGGCTGCAAACATTGGCGTTGGCACCATGGTGTCCAGCTTCCGCCTGACCTTTACGGGCTGGCTGGATCAGCGGCTGTTCGCGGAGGTTTATGTCACCGCCACAAGCGATGAACAGGGCGCGGAACTGGCGCATTGGCTGGAGGCGCAGGGCATCACGGTCCTGTCCCGCCGCTATCACGACACCAGGTTCAAAGGCGCTCCGCTGCGGGTTTACGGATTTGAAGACGACGAAGCCTACCGGACAAACTGGCCCCTGCTGGACGCCTTGCCGGATGTCTGGGACCAAACGGCAAGCGGTGAAGCGCTGCTGATCAATGAGCAGCTTGCGCGCCGGCACATGCTGGCACCGGGCAGCATTCTGGAATTGGGACCTGGATGGCGTCTGCCCGTTGCCGGGGTCTACTCTGACTATGGAAATCCGAATGGCCAAGCCATGGTTTCGCTGCGAGCGCTTCTACAGCATGTCCCAAGTCTTCCCAACAGGAACTTCGGCTTGCGCGCTGATCCTCAAGAAATTTCCGGCTTGATCAAGTCAATCAGGCAAGAGTTTGACTTTCCACGGGAAAACATCACAGACCAAGCCACAGTCAAGACGCGTTCGCTGGCGGTTTTTGACAGAACCTTTGTCATCACTGCCGCCTTGAACTTGCTGACTCTGGGTGTTGCTGGCTTTGCGCTGCTAACCAGCCTGCTGACACTGTGGAGCCAGCGCCTGCCGCAGCTGGCGCCGGTCTGGGCGATGGGCGTGACCCGCCGCCAACTGGCCGCGGCAGAGGTTCTGCGCAGCCTTATGCTGGCGGCCGGGACAGCGGTTCTCGCGCTGCCGCTGGGTCTTGTTCTGGCATGGGTGCTGCTTTCGGTGATCAACGTGGCTGCCTTTGGCTGGAAGCTGCCGATGTATCTGTTTCCACTGGACTGGCTGCGGTTGTTCATGCTGGCACTCCTTGCTGCGGTGATTGCTGCTGCTCTGCCAGCCTGGCGGCTGAGCCGGATTGACCCGGCTGATCTGCTCAAGGTGTTTGCCAATGAACGCTAG
- a CDS encoding potassium channel family protein, producing the protein MTLWNQLLWGSIYLSACLILEITVLVWCASVLNRMSKRFSKPYRPWQLGLMLLVAIFIILGSHTAQVWIWSSAFVLVGAIEDWNTSVYFSLVTYTTLGYGDVVLGPALRIFAALAAVTGLFGFGISTAFLVSAMGRLFSFNGQRSEGGG; encoded by the coding sequence GTGACGCTGTGGAACCAGCTTCTGTGGGGATCAATCTACCTCAGCGCCTGCCTGATCCTTGAAATCACGGTGCTGGTCTGGTGCGCTTCGGTTCTGAACAGGATGTCCAAACGGTTTTCCAAACCCTACCGGCCCTGGCAGTTGGGCCTGATGCTGCTGGTTGCCATTTTTATCATTCTTGGAAGCCATACCGCCCAGGTTTGGATCTGGTCTTCGGCCTTTGTGTTGGTCGGCGCGATCGAAGACTGGAACACCTCGGTGTATTTTTCGCTGGTGACCTACACCACCCTTGGCTACGGCGATGTGGTGCTGGGCCCTGCGCTACGGATATTTGCGGCTTTGGCTGCGGTCACGGGCCTGTTTGGGTTCGGGATCAGCACAGCGTTCCTTGTCAGCGCCATGGGGCGGCTGTTTTCCTTTAATGGACAACGTTCTGAAGGGGGCGGCTAA
- a CDS encoding Ppx/GppA phosphatase family protein, translating to MAPRRSKGAGAFPKAVETPAPARPDPDALYAALDLGTNSCRMLIAQPKGSGIHVVDSFSKSVQLGAGLERTGRLSRSSMARTIQALRICQQKLKRNKVKRMRLVATEACRRAKNARDFIRQVKRETGLTLEIIQPEEEARLAVISCAPLVSTKTEQLLVVDIGGGSTELVWIDVSSVPRRDRPAAIMRLHNGFHPTESPFPAAKVVDWISVPLGVATLRDQFNDVEDDAARFALMSWFFEENLADFAPYKDEQARAGFQIVGTSGTVTTVAASHLGLKRYDRTKVDGLRMTSDQIDKVIRGYLELGPQGRRRDPRIGEDRQALIMSGSAILQALLRCWPTDRLSVADRGLREGLLYAQMSADGVLEDGPY from the coding sequence ATGGCGCCCAGGCGCTCGAAAGGTGCGGGCGCGTTTCCCAAAGCGGTTGAGACCCCTGCACCGGCCCGTCCCGATCCTGATGCGCTTTATGCGGCACTGGATCTGGGTACAAATAGCTGCCGCATGCTGATTGCCCAGCCCAAGGGCAGCGGCATTCATGTGGTCGACAGTTTCTCCAAGTCGGTGCAGCTCGGCGCCGGACTGGAGCGGACCGGACGGCTGTCGCGGTCCTCGATGGCGCGCACCATTCAGGCGCTGCGGATCTGCCAGCAGAAACTCAAGCGAAACAAGGTCAAGCGGATGCGGCTGGTGGCAACGGAGGCCTGCCGCCGCGCCAAAAACGCCCGGGACTTCATCCGGCAGGTGAAACGGGAAACCGGGCTTACGCTTGAAATCATCCAGCCAGAGGAGGAAGCGCGGCTCGCGGTTATTTCCTGTGCGCCGCTGGTCTCCACCAAGACGGAGCAGCTGCTGGTTGTTGATATCGGCGGCGGCTCCACCGAACTGGTCTGGATCGACGTTTCCTCGGTGCCGCGGCGCGACCGCCCGGCGGCCATCATGCGGTTGCACAACGGGTTTCACCCGACAGAAAGCCCGTTCCCTGCCGCCAAGGTGGTGGACTGGATCTCAGTGCCGCTGGGAGTCGCCACATTGCGCGACCAGTTCAACGATGTGGAGGACGACGCCGCGCGCTTTGCCCTGATGAGCTGGTTCTTCGAGGAGAACCTTGCTGATTTCGCCCCCTACAAGGACGAGCAAGCACGCGCAGGGTTTCAGATTGTCGGCACCTCCGGTACCGTCACAACCGTGGCGGCCTCGCATCTAGGCCTCAAACGCTATGACCGTACCAAAGTGGACGGGCTGCGGATGACCAGCGATCAGATTGACAAAGTGATCCGGGGTTATCTAGAACTCGGCCCTCAGGGCCGCCGCCGTGACCCCCGCATCGGCGAGGACCGGCAGGCGCTGATCATGTCCGGTTCCGCCATCCTGCAGGCGCTGCTGCGTTGCTGGCCCACTGACCGCCTATCGGTCGCGGACCGCGGCCTGCGCGAAGGCCTGCTTTATGCGCAGATGAGCGCGGATGGTGTTCTGGAAGACGGCCCCTATTAA
- a CDS encoding YihY/virulence factor BrkB family protein, with the protein MPILPPVLMWPAALLSAAGRFNRKNGWVMSSHIAMSMMLALFPFVLFTVALAGTVAGLLSQEVEVEAMTEQVFSVWPDAVARPILTELKAVLRTSNTQLVTLGGLFALYFASNGVDAVRTAMVQAYHDTDTRPFWRSRALCIALVILGGAGILAVTVFEVIMPLYVRHITKLLPFATVPQGWEQGLRGLLALALPTGAVLAFHVLLPGRVHRFRRILPGAILTLLLWLICGSGFAIYVSSFAQYSATYAGLAGAMAAMIFLYLNSAILILGAEFNGALIDMANKMGRT; encoded by the coding sequence ATGCCGATCCTTCCGCCAGTCCTCATGTGGCCAGCCGCATTGTTATCCGCCGCCGGCCGTTTCAACAGAAAAAACGGCTGGGTGATGAGCAGTCATATCGCCATGTCGATGATGCTGGCGCTGTTTCCCTTTGTGCTGTTCACCGTGGCGCTCGCAGGCACTGTTGCCGGTCTCCTTTCGCAAGAGGTCGAGGTTGAGGCGATGACGGAGCAGGTGTTCAGTGTTTGGCCGGATGCAGTGGCACGGCCGATCCTGACAGAGCTCAAGGCGGTACTGCGCACGTCCAACACACAGCTGGTGACACTGGGCGGCCTTTTTGCGCTTTATTTTGCGTCAAACGGCGTCGATGCGGTGAGAACCGCTATGGTCCAGGCCTATCACGACACCGACACCCGGCCGTTCTGGCGGTCCCGTGCGCTGTGCATCGCGCTGGTCATTCTTGGCGGCGCGGGCATTCTGGCAGTCACGGTGTTTGAAGTGATCATGCCGCTGTATGTGCGCCATATCACCAAGCTGCTGCCTTTTGCCACTGTGCCGCAAGGCTGGGAGCAGGGGTTGCGGGGGCTTCTGGCGCTGGCGCTGCCAACGGGTGCGGTGCTGGCGTTTCATGTTCTGCTGCCAGGGCGGGTGCATCGGTTCCGGCGCATTCTGCCAGGTGCCATCCTGACGCTGCTGCTGTGGCTGATCTGCGGCAGCGGGTTTGCGATTTATGTGAGCTCTTTTGCGCAGTACTCTGCCACTTACGCAGGCCTCGCCGGCGCGATGGCGGCGATGATCTTTTTGTATCTCAATTCCGCCATCTTGATCCTGGGTGCGGAATTCAATGGTGCGCTGATCGATATGGCGAACAAAATGGGGCGGACATAA
- a CDS encoding virulence factor, translating to MPDVTIVYWRDIPAQVIVGKGRRGAKRQLEERFEQAIDRAAMKVNAKDADAYLAEWRKAAPFSAEGEAADIAEAEAKRLETEYDQDRLKALIANDGWA from the coding sequence ATGCCCGACGTTACGATTGTATACTGGCGCGATATCCCCGCGCAGGTCATCGTTGGCAAAGGCCGCCGCGGCGCCAAGCGTCAGCTCGAGGAACGGTTCGAGCAGGCAATTGACCGCGCAGCCATGAAGGTGAACGCTAAGGACGCGGACGCCTATCTGGCTGAATGGCGAAAGGCCGCACCTTTCTCCGCGGAAGGCGAGGCGGCTGACATTGCTGAAGCCGAAGCAAAGCGCCTGGAAACTGAGTATGATCAGGACCGCCTGAAGGCACTGATTGCGAATGACGGATGGGCGTGA
- a CDS encoding RlmE family RNA methyltransferase, translating to MAKTPTGKNTSGRGQRDLKVNVKTARGRKLSSTRWLQRQLNDPYVKRAQAEGYRGRAAYKIMELDDKFRFLVNGARVVDLGCAPGGWAQVAVKRINSLGEKQGKAVGRIIGVDLQEVEPLAGAEFHQLDFMDDGADEQVKEWLGGKADVVMSDMAAASSGHKQTDHLRIISLCETAAYFAFDVLEEGGTFVAKVLAGGAEGELQKLLKQKFTKVMNIKPPSSRSDSSEKFVVATGFRG from the coding sequence ATGGCAAAGACACCGACAGGAAAGAACACTTCGGGACGCGGGCAGCGCGATCTGAAGGTGAATGTAAAAACGGCGCGCGGGCGCAAGCTCAGCTCGACCCGCTGGCTGCAGCGGCAGCTGAACGACCCTTATGTCAAACGCGCCCAGGCCGAAGGCTACCGCGGCCGGGCCGCCTATAAGATCATGGAGCTGGACGACAAGTTCCGCTTCCTGGTGAATGGTGCGCGGGTTGTCGATCTGGGCTGCGCGCCGGGCGGCTGGGCGCAGGTGGCAGTAAAGCGGATCAATTCCCTGGGCGAAAAACAGGGAAAGGCCGTTGGCCGCATCATCGGTGTCGACTTGCAAGAGGTCGAACCGCTGGCAGGCGCGGAATTCCACCAGCTCGACTTCATGGACGACGGCGCTGACGAACAGGTGAAGGAATGGCTTGGCGGCAAAGCGGATGTGGTGATGTCGGATATGGCAGCGGCCAGTTCCGGCCACAAGCAGACCGACCATTTGCGGATCATATCACTGTGCGAAACTGCGGCCTACTTCGCCTTTGACGTGCTGGAAGAAGGCGGCACCTTTGTCGCCAAGGTTCTGGCCGGCGGTGCAGAGGGGGAGCTGCAGAAGCTGCTGAAGCAGAAGTTCACCAAGGTGATGAATATCAAGCCGCCCTCCTCGCGGTCGGACAGCTCTGAAAAGTTCGTGGTGGCCACGGGGTTCCGCGGCTGA
- a CDS encoding lipocalin-like domain-containing protein — translation MNARMFLFAAGAIWATAGHPQGYAGLGTDAEGFAIPKPDARLTFPSDHGPHPDFRIEWWYLTANLEGSDGADYGIQWTLFRSALAPGEAAGWHSPQIWMAHAAVTTKDTHLFEERIARGGVGQAGVQPDPFTAWIDDWHMRSTDETLEKISLSATALEFSYDLELTADGPLVLQGHAGYSVKSASGQASHYYSQPHYQISGTLSLPDGPVDVTGSGWLDREWSSQPLAEDQSGWDWFSLSFDNGEKLMGFVLRGARDDFTSGTWISADGTAEPLAPGAFQAQPLDISDVQGRKIPTHWHASVPDKGVSVEVTALNPQSWMGTSFSYWEGPVKVTGSHSGKGYLEMTGYE, via the coding sequence ATGAACGCTAGGATGTTTCTATTTGCTGCAGGCGCCATCTGGGCAACCGCTGGGCACCCGCAAGGTTATGCCGGTCTTGGAACAGATGCGGAAGGATTTGCCATACCAAAACCCGATGCCCGGCTGACCTTCCCTTCCGACCACGGTCCTCACCCTGATTTCCGTATTGAGTGGTGGTACTTGACTGCCAATCTTGAAGGTTCCGACGGTGCAGATTATGGCATCCAGTGGACACTGTTCCGCTCCGCCCTGGCGCCTGGAGAAGCAGCCGGCTGGCACAGTCCGCAAATCTGGATGGCGCATGCCGCCGTCACCACAAAAGACACGCACCTGTTTGAGGAACGGATCGCTCGCGGGGGCGTGGGACAAGCGGGTGTTCAGCCTGATCCCTTTACCGCATGGATCGACGACTGGCACATGCGCTCTACCGATGAGACACTTGAAAAGATTTCACTTTCGGCAACCGCGCTGGAATTCTCCTACGACCTGGAGCTGACTGCAGACGGCCCGCTGGTTCTGCAAGGTCATGCGGGTTACTCGGTCAAGTCTGCCTCTGGCCAGGCAAGCCATTATTATTCCCAGCCGCACTATCAGATCTCTGGAACTTTATCTTTGCCGGACGGGCCAGTGGATGTCACCGGCAGTGGATGGCTGGACCGGGAATGGTCAAGTCAGCCGCTGGCAGAGGATCAAAGCGGCTGGGACTGGTTCTCGCTCAGCTTCGACAACGGCGAGAAGCTGATGGGGTTTGTCCTGCGTGGTGCACGCGACGATTTCACCTCGGGCACCTGGATATCCGCTGACGGCACCGCCGAGCCGCTGGCACCAGGCGCCTTTCAAGCGCAGCCGCTTGATATCAGCGATGTTCAAGGCCGCAAGATTCCCACGCACTGGCATGCATCTGTGCCAGACAAGGGTGTTTCCGTCGAAGTAACCGCACTGAACCCGCAAAGCTGGATGGGCACCTCGTTCTCTTACTGGGAAGGCCCGGTCAAGGTCACAGGCAGCCACAGCGGCAAAGGCTACCTTGAGATGACCGGCTACGAATAA